One genomic window of Desulfurococcus mucosus DSM 2162 includes the following:
- a CDS encoding RNA-binding protein — MECSVVLLVTCRTGSDEWCAREIGDFLFSLDSNVIVEETGFPGVLQVRSCIDAGRIYGRALSGEYGFVENIIPVQRVVPLTGLLRDPLGSLSGLELPERVKVRVRMRGVRGVSRDVFTSLVKELKERGIIHDPASTRCLFIESIGDKVYIGVGYCEAIRRCF, encoded by the coding sequence TTGGAGTGCAGTGTGGTTCTACTGGTTACATGTAGAACAGGTAGTGATGAATGGTGTGCCCGCGAGATCGGGGACTTCTTGTTCAGCCTAGACAGTAATGTAATAGTGGAGGAGACAGGGTTCCCGGGAGTGCTCCAGGTGCGCAGCTGCATCGATGCTGGAAGGATCTATGGCAGAGCCCTCAGCGGCGAGTACGGCTTCGTGGAGAACATTATTCCAGTGCAACGCGTTGTACCGCTTACAGGGCTCTTAAGGGATCCCCTGGGCTCCCTCAGCGGCCTAGAGCTACCTGAAAGAGTCAAAGTGAGGGTTAGGATGAGGGGGGTTAGAGGTGTGAGCAGGGATGTATTCACATCGTTAGTGAAGGAGTTGAAGGAAAGGGGGATAATCCATGATCCTGCGTCAACGCGATGCCTCTTCATAGAGAGCATAGGGGATAAAGTCTATATTGGTGTAGGGTATTGTGAAGCTATTCGAAGGTGTTTTTAA